A window of Candidatus Methylomirabilota bacterium contains these coding sequences:
- a CDS encoding N-carbamoyl-D-amino-acid hydrolase → MRTITVGAAQLGPIARRESRSDVVKRLLALLHDAKARGCDLVVFPELALTTFFPRWYMEDQEEVDRFFERDMPGPETRPLFDEARRLGLGFCLGYAELTRDNGAVHRYNTSILVDEAGQIVGKYRKIHLPGHAAHEPWRPFQHLEKRYFEVGNLGFGVWRAFGGLLGMCICNDRRWPETYRVMGLQGVEMVLLGYNTPVHHPPAPEQDALSNFHNSLVMQAGAYQNGTWVVGVAKCGREEGCDMIGQSQIVAPSGETVAMATTLHDELVVARCDLERCAAYKTTVFDFARHRRPEHYRMIVERTGATPPA, encoded by the coding sequence ATGCGGACCATCACCGTGGGAGCAGCACAGCTCGGCCCCATCGCGCGCCGTGAGTCTCGCAGCGACGTCGTCAAACGCCTGCTCGCGCTCCTGCACGACGCCAAGGCCCGGGGCTGCGACCTCGTGGTCTTCCCCGAGCTGGCGCTGACGACGTTCTTTCCCCGCTGGTACATGGAAGACCAGGAGGAGGTGGACCGGTTCTTCGAGCGGGACATGCCCGGGCCGGAAACGCGGCCGCTCTTCGACGAGGCCCGGCGCCTGGGCCTGGGCTTCTGTCTCGGCTACGCCGAGCTCACCCGCGACAACGGCGCGGTGCACCGTTACAACACCTCGATCCTCGTGGACGAGGCCGGGCAGATCGTCGGCAAGTATCGCAAGATCCACCTGCCCGGCCACGCCGCCCACGAGCCCTGGCGCCCCTTCCAGCACCTGGAGAAGCGCTACTTCGAGGTCGGCAACCTGGGGTTCGGCGTGTGGCGGGCCTTCGGCGGCCTTCTCGGCATGTGCATCTGCAACGATCGCCGCTGGCCGGAGACGTACCGCGTGATGGGCTTGCAGGGCGTGGAGATGGTCTTGCTCGGCTACAACACGCCCGTGCACCATCCGCCGGCGCCCGAGCAGGACGCGCTGTCGAACTTCCACAACAGCCTGGTCATGCAGGCCGGGGCCTACCAGAACGGCACCTGGGTGGTGGGCGTGGCCAAGTGCGGCCGCGAGGAAGGCTGCGACATGATCGGCCAGAGCCAGATCGTCGCGCCGTCCGGGGAGACGGTGGCCATGGCCACCACGCTGCACGACGAGCTCGTGGTGGCCCGCTGCGACCTCGAGCGTTGCGCCGCCTACAAGACGACCGTGTTCGACTTTGCCCGCCACCGCCGGCCCGAGCACTACCGGATGATCGTGGAGCGGACAGGAGCGACGCCGCCGGCCTAG